A single Bremerella cremea DNA region contains:
- a CDS encoding beta-ketoacyl-[acyl-carrier-protein] synthase family protein has translation MPSSIEVVITGTGIVSPIGIGNEAVWESLAQGKSGIAPLTEFTAPEYPVAFGGELKGFDGKKYVKPRKAMKVMCREIQTGFAAAAMAMDQAQLQPGSIDPDRLGVVYGSEMLYSDFEDLRAAYEQCVEEGWYKHDRWGPSAMSETNPLWMLKYLPNMPACHIGIYYDGRGHNNTICLEECSSLGAISEALSHLRRGTMDCMITGATGSRLNINVLMYRGDSLLSHRNDAPEKASRPFDQDRDGMVSSEGAAAFVLEPREKAEARGAQILGRLLGAASTFGRITEDAAISPTAVEACIKTALRDANITADDVACVFAHGTSIVSDDRLEAAAIHAALPGVPVAAMKSYYGHAGAAGGALDAALAVLAHQHGQVPPTLNYETPDPACEIPVIQGEALSINKPAILVLSQTRRGQCTGVVIAR, from the coding sequence ATGCCCTCCTCAATCGAAGTCGTGATTACCGGAACCGGAATTGTCAGTCCGATCGGAATTGGCAACGAGGCCGTGTGGGAAAGTCTTGCCCAGGGTAAATCTGGCATTGCTCCCCTTACCGAATTCACTGCGCCGGAATACCCCGTCGCCTTTGGGGGGGAACTCAAAGGCTTCGACGGCAAAAAGTACGTCAAGCCGCGCAAGGCCATGAAAGTGATGTGCCGCGAAATTCAAACTGGCTTCGCGGCTGCTGCCATGGCGATGGATCAGGCCCAGCTCCAGCCAGGCAGCATCGATCCTGATCGCCTCGGGGTCGTTTACGGCAGCGAGATGCTCTATAGCGATTTCGAAGACCTACGCGCCGCCTACGAACAATGCGTCGAAGAAGGCTGGTACAAGCACGATCGCTGGGGGCCCTCGGCGATGAGCGAAACCAACCCCCTGTGGATGCTCAAATATCTGCCCAACATGCCTGCTTGTCACATCGGCATCTACTACGATGGCAGGGGGCACAACAATACGATTTGCCTAGAAGAATGTAGCTCGCTGGGGGCTATTTCCGAAGCCCTTTCGCATTTGCGACGTGGCACGATGGACTGCATGATCACCGGGGCCACCGGTTCGCGTTTGAACATCAATGTGCTGATGTATCGCGGCGACTCGCTCCTGTCGCATCGCAACGACGCCCCTGAAAAAGCCTCGCGGCCCTTCGACCAAGATCGCGATGGGATGGTCAGCAGCGAAGGGGCGGCCGCGTTCGTGCTAGAACCCCGCGAGAAAGCGGAGGCCCGCGGCGCTCAGATTTTAGGTCGCCTGCTGGGTGCGGCCTCGACATTTGGTCGCATTACCGAAGACGCGGCCATCTCGCCGACGGCGGTCGAGGCTTGTATCAAGACGGCACTGCGCGACGCGAATATCACTGCCGATGACGTGGCGTGCGTCTTCGCCCATGGTACGAGCATTGTCTCGGACGATCGCTTGGAGGCGGCTGCCATTCATGCCGCCTTGCCAGGCGTTCCCGTCGCGGCCATGAAAAGCTATTACGGGCACGCTGGGGCAGCCGGAGGGGCCCTCGACGCTGCCTTGGCAGTTCTAGCTCACCAGCACGGCCAGGTTCCTCCTACGCTCAACTACGAAACGCCTGACCCGGCTTGTGAGATTCCGGTTATCCAAGGCGAAGCTCTTTCGATTAACAAGCCCGCGATTTTGGTTCTCAGCCAAACGCGTCGCGGCCAATGCACCGGCGTCGTGATCGCGCGATAG
- a CDS encoding MarR family winged helix-turn-helix transcriptional regulator produces MLRYDFEDSLGYWVFSVAHLMTRAMNDELGKLGITYRQWEVLCWLSYMGEITQSELADHMRIEAPTLVGVIDRMERDGWIVRETDPTDRRKKIIRATEKVEPMWEQMVNCAKDVRAKALRDVPPEDVKKTKEILTQIRGNLLTELPGHIPAEPIGQKQPTEAGSNR; encoded by the coding sequence ATGCTCCGTTACGATTTCGAAGATAGCCTGGGATATTGGGTGTTTAGTGTCGCCCATCTGATGACTCGCGCGATGAATGACGAACTTGGCAAGCTCGGCATTACTTATCGCCAATGGGAAGTCCTTTGCTGGCTTTCTTACATGGGCGAAATCACCCAAAGTGAACTGGCCGACCACATGCGGATTGAAGCCCCCACGTTAGTGGGAGTGATCGACCGCATGGAGCGCGACGGCTGGATCGTTCGCGAGACTGATCCCACCGATCGCCGTAAGAAGATCATCCGGGCCACCGAAAAAGTGGAACCAATGTGGGAACAGATGGTCAATTGTGCCAAAGATGTTCGTGCCAAAGCCCTGCGCGATGTGCCCCCGGAAGACGTGAAGAAAACCAAAGAAATCCTCACGCAAATCCGTGGCAACTTGCTTACGGAACTACCGGGACATATCCCTGCCGAGCCAATCGGTCAGAAACAGCCGACCGAAGCTGGCTCGAATCGCTAA
- a CDS encoding 30S ribosomal protein S1, whose product MSTDPQKDPASADPSQQNPEASAEGQSTPETQAPEQQTSEQPAPASPEAVAGESGAEGEESDDRKKVLIGSQRNAPPQAAQPKPPQPKKPVRPARPQEDKDDPTQIPADISATLADATQAEAGEPDYRLPVEGGKVQVPNRRETLDDIEAEIAAVMGDRSLDDVMGPETVAPSASRLEDGARVNAVVIRVHREDVFFDLPGGNQGIASVRNFVATPVVGDKMEVSIGEFQAGQRLYEVGIPGSSISVQDWGDIREGVVVDAVVDGVNKGGLECAVGTVRGFIPASQAATYHVDKLEDFLGSKLQCLVTEANPEKRNLVLSARAVAEKLQEDSKKELLGNLAVGQIREGKVTRIQDFGAFVDLGGVDGLVHVSQISWERVKHPSDVLAEGQIVKVKVTKMDPETGKIGLSIRDTMENPWQKVASEFAVGKVIPGKVTKLMEFGAFVEIAPGIEGLVHVSEVSYSRISRVSSVLKVGEEVEVKVLSIDQGKRRISLSIKATQPPPADARQGGRKKDDFEGDIDREVSVKKSSNQPLKGGITNDQSEGSKFGLKW is encoded by the coding sequence ATGTCGACCGATCCTCAAAAGGATCCCGCTTCTGCGGACCCCTCCCAGCAAAATCCCGAAGCTTCGGCAGAAGGTCAATCCACTCCGGAAACTCAGGCCCCTGAGCAGCAAACCTCAGAGCAGCCGGCTCCGGCCAGCCCCGAAGCGGTTGCCGGCGAGTCGGGCGCCGAGGGTGAAGAGAGCGACGATCGCAAAAAGGTGCTGATCGGTTCGCAGCGTAATGCCCCGCCACAAGCAGCTCAGCCGAAACCTCCGCAGCCGAAGAAGCCGGTTCGCCCTGCTCGTCCGCAGGAAGACAAAGACGATCCGACCCAAATCCCTGCCGACATCAGCGCCACGTTGGCCGACGCCACTCAGGCCGAAGCTGGCGAGCCTGACTATCGCTTGCCGGTTGAAGGGGGCAAGGTCCAAGTCCCCAACCGCCGCGAAACGCTCGACGACATCGAAGCCGAAATCGCAGCCGTGATGGGGGATCGTTCGCTCGACGATGTCATGGGCCCGGAAACGGTCGCCCCGTCTGCTTCCCGCTTGGAAGATGGCGCTCGCGTGAATGCTGTGGTTATTCGTGTGCATCGCGAAGACGTCTTCTTCGATCTACCTGGCGGCAATCAAGGGATTGCTTCCGTTCGTAACTTTGTTGCTACCCCAGTGGTTGGCGACAAGATGGAAGTCTCGATCGGCGAATTCCAAGCCGGTCAGCGATTGTACGAAGTCGGCATTCCCGGCTCGTCGATCAGCGTGCAAGACTGGGGTGACATTCGTGAAGGAGTCGTGGTCGACGCGGTCGTCGATGGCGTGAACAAGGGTGGTCTCGAATGTGCCGTGGGTACGGTTCGTGGTTTCATCCCGGCCAGCCAAGCGGCCACTTATCATGTCGACAAGCTGGAAGACTTCCTCGGTAGCAAGCTGCAGTGCTTGGTCACCGAAGCGAACCCCGAAAAACGAAACCTGGTGCTCAGTGCCCGGGCCGTAGCAGAGAAGCTGCAAGAAGACAGCAAGAAGGAATTGCTGGGCAATTTGGCCGTCGGTCAGATTCGCGAAGGCAAGGTAACCCGCATCCAAGATTTCGGCGCGTTTGTCGACTTGGGTGGTGTTGATGGTTTGGTGCATGTCAGCCAAATCAGCTGGGAACGCGTGAAGCATCCTTCCGATGTCTTGGCCGAAGGCCAGATCGTGAAGGTGAAGGTCACCAAGATGGACCCCGAGACCGGCAAGATCGGCCTCTCGATCCGCGACACGATGGAAAACCCGTGGCAGAAGGTGGCCAGCGAGTTCGCCGTCGGCAAGGTGATTCCGGGCAAGGTGACCAAACTGATGGAATTTGGCGCGTTCGTCGAGATCGCCCCTGGCATCGAAGGCCTGGTCCATGTCAGCGAAGTCAGCTACAGCCGTATCAGCCGCGTTTCGTCCGTGCTGAAGGTGGGTGAAGAGGTTGAAGTAAAGGTCCTGAGCATCGATCAAGGCAAACGCCGCATCAGCCTTTCGATCAAAGCGACCCAACCACCACCGGCCGACGCCCGCCAAGGGGGCCGCAAGAAGGACGACTTCGAGGGCGATATCGATCGCGAAGTCTCGGTCAAGAAAAGCTCGAATCAACCGCTCAAGGGTGGCATCACCAACGACCAGAGCGAAGGTTCCAAGTTCGGCTTGAAGTGGTAA
- a CDS encoding alkaline phosphatase family protein, whose protein sequence is MVRSFFILTLLFCLPLSSLSAAEKSKHVLLLGIDGCRFDALTKANTPNLDKLLADGSYSSSALILGKRYQKNDTVSGPGWGSIVTGVWADKHNVQDNGFKEPHFDKFPHFFHHVKQSMPEAKTLSIINWSPIKNYMVSSADISIDTTSVPKSYQMWDDAAAEYAVDLIEKEKPTAMMLYFGEVDEAGHAHGFHPSVPEYIAAIEHVDSLVGKVLATIDKQTDQQWLIAVVSDHGGLGTGHGGGHNKPEILNSFLIVSGAAAEKGKFDEQVYIVDAVPTLLTYLGVEIDDAWQLDGHAVGLKSESP, encoded by the coding sequence ATGGTACGGTCGTTTTTCATCCTTACGTTGCTCTTCTGCTTGCCGCTCAGTTCCCTGTCAGCGGCCGAGAAATCGAAGCATGTGCTGCTGCTGGGGATCGATGGTTGTCGCTTCGATGCCCTGACCAAAGCTAACACGCCAAACCTCGACAAGCTGCTGGCCGACGGCAGCTATTCGTCCTCGGCTTTGATTTTGGGGAAACGTTACCAAAAGAACGACACCGTCAGCGGGCCTGGCTGGGGAAGCATTGTGACCGGCGTGTGGGCCGACAAACACAACGTGCAAGACAACGGCTTTAAGGAACCACACTTCGACAAGTTCCCGCACTTCTTCCACCACGTGAAGCAGAGCATGCCGGAAGCGAAAACGTTGTCGATCATCAACTGGTCGCCGATCAAGAACTACATGGTTTCGTCCGCTGATATTTCCATCGACACAACCAGCGTCCCTAAGTCGTACCAGATGTGGGATGACGCCGCCGCTGAATACGCGGTTGATTTGATCGAAAAGGAAAAGCCGACCGCCATGATGCTTTACTTCGGCGAAGTGGACGAAGCTGGCCATGCCCACGGCTTCCATCCTTCGGTGCCAGAGTACATTGCAGCGATCGAGCATGTCGACTCGCTGGTCGGTAAGGTGTTGGCAACCATCGACAAGCAAACCGACCAACAGTGGCTCATCGCCGTCGTCAGCGACCACGGCGGACTAGGCACCGGGCATGGAGGCGGACACAACAAACCAGAAATCTTGAACAGCTTCCTGATCGTCAGCGGTGCAGCGGCGGAGAAAGGAAAGTTCGACGAGCAAGTTTACATCGTCGATGCCGTGCCGACGTTGTTGACTTACCTGGGCGTTGAAATTGACGACGCCTGGCAACTAGACGGGCACGCAGTTGGCTTAAAGAGCGAATCGCCGTAA
- a CDS encoding YidH family protein, with protein sequence MSDDSDPRVFFAAERTMLAWLRTGLAVIGIGFLVARFGLFLRMLRHPGADLSPPLASSLIGIGFVLLGATLIGISAWQHARFIRALTFTQLPQAYSTRFAIVISAFVALLGMALAVYLLLSVFEGTALNGLNGAAS encoded by the coding sequence GTGTCCGATGATTCAGATCCCCGCGTTTTCTTCGCTGCCGAGCGAACCATGCTGGCTTGGTTGCGGACCGGGCTGGCCGTGATTGGCATCGGGTTTCTGGTCGCTCGATTTGGGCTCTTTCTGCGGATGTTGCGGCATCCTGGCGCCGATCTCTCGCCACCCCTTGCATCGTCCCTGATTGGTATCGGCTTTGTGTTGCTGGGGGCTACGCTGATTGGTATTTCTGCCTGGCAACACGCTCGCTTCATTCGAGCATTAACGTTCACCCAGTTGCCCCAAGCCTATAGCACCCGGTTTGCGATTGTGATCTCGGCGTTTGTCGCCTTGCTGGGAATGGCCTTGGCCGTTTATCTGCTGTTGAGCGTGTTTGAGGGAACCGCGCTCAATGGATTGAACGGCGCGGCTTCTTGA
- a CDS encoding DUF7133 domain-containing protein, with protein sequence MTPFRSLFARLVLFTLITMMPATLLAADAPKPIKALLVTGGCCHDYTTQKNLIKEGLEARAHIEVTVVQQGGSTTDTKIPLYEDPNWADGYDIVLHDECFAGVKDPAWTERVLKPHQQGLPGVVIHCAMHCYRDGTDQWFRFCGVTSHKHGAHYPHAVYNYDANHPIMADFGPAWYNPQGELYHIAKVWDTAHVLGASKEQNDGTEQPCVWTNQYGDARIFGTTLGHHNETVEDDKFLSLLTRGTLWACDKLNDDYLKPSSASTGPQMVPENLALDKPAKASSEEEGKSNFAKLAVDGNKATRWCASSGSYPQWLEVDLGEPKELRGAQIDWESANGVYRFTLDGSADGKSWKTIVDQSENNGSDYDFEFVAGGFRYIRVNALSSKHGGWASIRELRLLGTEMVTVDPIATKEEKNAEDLAEVKIPDGFEKTYFAGPPAVNYPVFVAASPEGDVYVSVDKNGSLDREPRRGAIHRLRDTDGDGKADEVKLFVPDVDSPRGLVWDRDRLYVLHPPHLSAFIDEDGDGRSDRQEILIKNLAFTFKDRPADHTSNGVTLGIDGWLYLAIGDFGFMEAEGADGRKLQMRGGGVLRVRPDGSNMEVYSYGTRNILEVAIDPLMNGFTRDNTNDGGGWDIRLHHFSGLEDHGYPRLYMNFNDEIIQPLADYGGGSGCGTLYMDEPGFPEGFGNALYTADWGRSWIYRHNPTRKGATFEANQEEFLGIPRVTDLDVDADSHIYAASWKGATFTYNGEDVGYLVRVSPKGYQAEPMPNLREADNDTLLQLLRSDSHRRRLGAQRELLARGLDDETIEEIQQWNIKDPDVMVAVVYLLMQARGSADPLKVLAFGESSELANNPDVRANAVRALADMIVLNPDNQAAVEFFESRVESLFGSDNPRRQMEAIIAVGRSGKKELASLVLPSLDSEDPVIRHTAYKALAKLEAAEALFTVIDDSQASPQQRQFALFALQRIHQPEVVDGLIERLKSATSTEARQGLLSALCRLYNIDGTWKGNSWGTRPDTRGPYYQPEKWEQSDKIGAVLKKTLASAASDESAFLLKELRRNRVELDGTLQMALEKAKNDPAFAAGAISLVAESNELPRDAIELLTKAATAKETKPEVRAQAVTALLRSTEKEVVIAALTGLAKLNQADGKSAEFKGALNAFRDKNQLSRQIGIIDALAKDTSSPLAVWGDVGLLTLAGQEKLSPEVASTVKSSLDAGWNDPARQVDLLKAALILNDRNFDEKVLALKDSSDTSVAHAAAHVAAAWKLKAKMDQPAGPKVGTIDPEEVVKLVVATKGDAARGEPLFAKLTCNKCHTVDPKETPRGPYLPQVAKTYKRDQLTESIVLPSKSLAQGFVTNIFQMEDGRLLSGFITFEGPDKIVIRDNQGNEITLNPDEIEGQKKDEVSVMPIGLANEVTVQELADLVTYLESLAAKADTK encoded by the coding sequence ATGACACCTTTTCGCTCGCTTTTTGCCCGCTTGGTGCTGTTTACGCTAATTACTATGATGCCGGCAACACTTCTCGCTGCCGATGCTCCGAAGCCAATCAAGGCCTTGCTCGTCACCGGCGGTTGTTGCCACGACTACACCACGCAGAAGAACTTGATCAAAGAAGGGCTCGAAGCGCGTGCCCACATCGAAGTGACCGTGGTGCAGCAAGGGGGCTCGACCACCGACACGAAGATTCCGCTTTACGAAGATCCGAACTGGGCCGACGGTTACGATATCGTCCTGCACGACGAGTGCTTTGCCGGCGTGAAAGACCCGGCATGGACCGAACGCGTGCTGAAGCCCCATCAACAAGGTTTGCCGGGCGTGGTGATTCACTGTGCGATGCACTGTTACCGCGACGGAACCGATCAGTGGTTTCGTTTCTGCGGGGTGACTTCGCACAAGCATGGAGCCCACTATCCGCATGCCGTCTATAACTACGACGCCAATCATCCGATCATGGCCGACTTCGGCCCGGCTTGGTACAACCCGCAAGGCGAGCTGTATCACATTGCCAAGGTGTGGGACACGGCGCATGTGCTGGGGGCTTCCAAAGAGCAGAACGATGGGACTGAACAGCCGTGTGTGTGGACCAATCAATATGGCGATGCCCGTATCTTCGGCACCACGCTGGGGCACCATAACGAAACGGTCGAAGACGACAAGTTCCTTTCGCTGCTCACCCGCGGCACACTGTGGGCGTGCGATAAGCTGAACGACGACTACCTGAAACCTTCTTCGGCCAGTACTGGTCCGCAGATGGTGCCAGAGAACCTGGCCCTCGATAAGCCTGCCAAGGCATCCAGCGAAGAAGAAGGCAAAAGCAATTTCGCCAAGCTGGCCGTCGACGGCAACAAGGCAACACGCTGGTGCGCCAGCAGCGGTAGCTATCCGCAGTGGCTGGAAGTCGACTTGGGCGAACCGAAAGAGCTACGCGGCGCACAGATCGATTGGGAATCGGCCAACGGCGTTTATCGTTTCACCCTCGACGGCAGCGCCGACGGGAAGAGTTGGAAAACCATTGTCGACCAAAGCGAGAACAACGGCAGTGACTACGACTTTGAATTCGTCGCTGGTGGCTTCCGCTACATTCGCGTCAACGCGTTAAGCAGCAAGCACGGAGGTTGGGCTTCGATTCGCGAGCTGCGGCTGCTTGGTACCGAAATGGTTACCGTCGACCCAATCGCGACGAAAGAAGAAAAGAACGCCGAAGACCTAGCGGAAGTGAAAATTCCGGACGGCTTCGAGAAGACCTACTTCGCTGGCCCACCGGCGGTGAACTATCCTGTTTTTGTGGCCGCTTCGCCCGAAGGGGACGTATACGTTTCGGTCGATAAAAACGGTTCGCTCGATCGCGAGCCACGACGCGGGGCCATTCATCGTCTTCGCGATACCGATGGCGACGGCAAAGCAGACGAAGTGAAATTATTCGTGCCCGATGTCGATTCGCCTCGTGGTTTGGTGTGGGATCGTGACCGCTTGTATGTGTTGCATCCGCCCCACCTGAGTGCGTTTATCGACGAAGATGGCGACGGCCGTAGCGATCGGCAAGAGATCTTAATCAAGAACCTGGCGTTCACCTTCAAAGACCGTCCGGCCGACCATACCTCGAACGGCGTGACCCTTGGCATCGATGGCTGGCTGTACCTGGCGATTGGCGACTTTGGCTTCATGGAAGCGGAAGGGGCCGATGGTCGCAAGCTGCAAATGCGTGGCGGCGGCGTGCTGCGAGTTCGTCCTGATGGATCGAACATGGAAGTCTATAGCTACGGCACACGTAACATCTTGGAAGTCGCCATCGATCCGCTGATGAACGGCTTCACTCGCGACAATACCAACGATGGTGGCGGCTGGGATATTCGCCTGCATCACTTCAGCGGGCTGGAAGATCACGGCTACCCTCGTTTGTACATGAACTTCAACGACGAAATCATCCAGCCGCTGGCCGACTACGGTGGTGGTTCCGGGTGTGGAACGTTGTACATGGACGAACCTGGCTTCCCCGAAGGCTTTGGCAATGCGTTGTACACGGCCGATTGGGGACGCAGTTGGATCTATCGCCATAACCCCACACGCAAAGGTGCCACCTTTGAAGCGAACCAGGAAGAGTTCCTCGGCATCCCGCGCGTGACCGACCTAGACGTCGACGCCGACAGCCACATTTACGCGGCGAGTTGGAAAGGTGCCACGTTCACTTACAACGGCGAAGACGTCGGCTACCTGGTGCGGGTTTCCCCCAAAGGTTACCAGGCCGAGCCAATGCCGAACCTCCGCGAAGCCGACAACGACACGCTGTTGCAGCTGCTACGCTCCGACAGCCACCGTCGTCGTCTGGGGGCGCAGCGCGAACTGTTAGCCCGTGGTCTCGATGACGAAACGATTGAAGAAATTCAGCAGTGGAACATTAAAGACCCCGACGTCATGGTTGCCGTTGTTTATCTGCTGATGCAAGCCCGAGGCTCGGCAGACCCGCTCAAGGTTCTCGCCTTCGGCGAATCGAGCGAACTAGCGAATAACCCAGATGTGCGTGCCAATGCGGTGCGAGCCCTGGCCGACATGATTGTGCTGAACCCAGACAATCAAGCGGCGGTCGAATTCTTCGAGTCGCGGGTTGAGAGCCTGTTTGGTTCCGACAATCCACGCCGTCAGATGGAAGCGATCATCGCTGTAGGCCGTAGCGGTAAGAAGGAGTTGGCTTCGCTGGTTTTGCCATCGCTCGATAGTGAAGACCCGGTCATTCGTCACACTGCTTATAAGGCGTTGGCCAAGTTGGAAGCGGCGGAAGCGTTGTTCACCGTGATCGACGACAGCCAGGCCAGCCCGCAACAGCGGCAGTTTGCCTTGTTCGCGTTGCAGCGAATTCACCAGCCGGAAGTGGTTGATGGTTTGATCGAACGCTTGAAGTCGGCGACCTCGACCGAGGCACGCCAAGGTTTGCTCTCGGCCCTCTGCCGCCTCTACAACATTGACGGGACCTGGAAAGGAAACAGTTGGGGAACTCGGCCAGATACGCGTGGCCCTTACTACCAGCCAGAGAAGTGGGAGCAATCCGACAAGATCGGTGCCGTGCTGAAAAAGACGCTCGCTTCGGCGGCCTCGGACGAATCGGCCTTTCTGCTGAAAGAGCTGCGTCGCAATCGCGTCGAACTCGACGGCACGCTGCAAATGGCTTTGGAAAAAGCAAAGAACGATCCTGCGTTCGCCGCTGGAGCAATCAGCCTGGTGGCCGAATCAAACGAACTGCCTCGCGATGCGATTGAACTGCTGACGAAGGCCGCGACCGCCAAAGAGACCAAGCCGGAAGTTCGTGCCCAGGCAGTCACTGCCCTGCTCCGAAGCACCGAGAAAGAGGTCGTTATCGCGGCTCTCACCGGGCTGGCCAAGCTGAACCAGGCCGATGGTAAAAGTGCGGAGTTCAAGGGTGCTCTTAATGCGTTCCGTGATAAGAACCAACTTAGCCGGCAAATCGGTATCATCGACGCGTTGGCCAAGGATACTTCGTCTCCGCTTGCGGTTTGGGGAGATGTTGGTTTGTTGACCCTGGCCGGGCAAGAAAAGCTTTCGCCGGAAGTTGCCAGCACCGTGAAAAGCTCGCTCGACGCCGGTTGGAACGACCCGGCCCGTCAGGTGGACTTGCTCAAAGCGGCGTTGATCCTCAACGATCGTAACTTCGATGAAAAGGTACTGGCCCTGAAAGATAGTTCCGACACCAGTGTCGCCCATGCCGCTGCCCACGTGGCCGCTGCTTGGAAGCTTAAAGCCAAAATGGATCAGCCCGCCGGTCCCAAGGTCGGCACGATCGATCCTGAAGAGGTGGTCAAGCTGGTGGTGGCAACGAAGGGAGATGCCGCGCGGGGCGAACCGCTATTTGCCAAGCTGACGTGTAACAAGTGTCACACCGTCGATCCGAAAGAAACGCCGCGTGGTCCTTACCTGCCTCAGGTCGCCAAGACCTACAAGCGAGATCAACTCACCGAGTCGATCGTCTTGCCGAGCAAGTCGCTGGCGCAAGGGTTTGTGACCAACATCTTCCAAATGGAAGACGGGCGACTTCTTTCCGGCTTCATCACCTTTGAAGGTCCCGATAAGATCGTCATTCGTGACAATCAAGGGAACGAGATCACGTTGAATCCCGACGAGATCGAAGGCCAGAAGAAAGACGAAGTCTCCGTCATGCCCATCGGCTTGGCGAACGAAGTCACCGTGCAAGAGCTGGCCGACTTGGTCACCTATCTGGAAAGCTTGGCTGCGAAGGCCGACACGAAGTAG
- a CDS encoding BON domain-containing protein: MFGNQVPDKDLQKLVNRTLERTGVGSQAKIMARVNAGTVIVSGTIKYENQRRPILKAIQGVAGVQRVSDTMACAPKAARTDA; this comes from the coding sequence ATGTTTGGCAATCAAGTCCCAGACAAAGACCTTCAGAAATTGGTCAATCGCACGCTAGAACGGACCGGTGTTGGGTCGCAAGCGAAGATCATGGCCCGCGTCAACGCTGGCACGGTCATTGTCAGCGGCACCATTAAATACGAAAACCAGCGCCGACCGATCCTTAAAGCGATTCAGGGCGTCGCTGGCGTTCAGCGCGTTAGCGATACAATGGCCTGCGCACCAAAGGCCGCGCGGACCGATGCTTAA
- a CDS encoding fatty acid desaturase family protein — protein MAEARKTIGDLFQPKPWVYWTDFLLSFSVAIVCFRLVRQSELFSWQQITCFIVSSLLFYRLAMFIHELVHLRTGTMNAFRVTWNLLVGVPFLMPSFVYYTHMDHHRRKHYGTDKDGEYLPIEHEGRWQIFAFLAASFVVPFLAVFRFLVLTPLTWISPAFRDWALKHASSMVIDPKYIRPLPTKDAMRIIRIQEGLCFLWCLGVLIGTLTIGKYPYPFLIQAYCTGVFILTINAVRTLVAHRWHNREGEMTFLEQLLDSINFPTKMWLTELWAPIGTRFHALHHMFPSLPYHAMPEAHKRLMKALPDGSPYHQTNEDSFTHAFADLWVRCGQNHEESFSGESSQIDRADNESVSSEMANSA, from the coding sequence ATGGCTGAGGCTCGGAAGACGATCGGTGATTTGTTTCAGCCGAAGCCCTGGGTCTATTGGACGGACTTTCTGCTGAGCTTCAGCGTGGCGATTGTTTGCTTTCGGCTGGTTCGTCAAAGCGAACTGTTCAGCTGGCAGCAGATCACTTGCTTTATTGTGAGCAGCTTGCTGTTCTATCGCTTGGCGATGTTTATTCACGAACTGGTTCATCTGCGAACCGGCACCATGAATGCTTTCCGCGTGACGTGGAACTTGTTGGTTGGTGTCCCGTTTTTGATGCCTTCGTTCGTCTATTACACCCACATGGATCATCACCGCCGCAAGCATTACGGCACCGACAAAGATGGCGAATACTTGCCGATCGAGCATGAAGGTCGCTGGCAGATCTTTGCCTTTTTGGCCGCTAGCTTCGTCGTGCCTTTTTTGGCGGTGTTTCGTTTTCTGGTGCTCACCCCGCTGACGTGGATTAGCCCTGCTTTTCGCGACTGGGCTTTGAAGCATGCCTCGTCGATGGTGATCGATCCGAAATACATCCGCCCGCTACCCACCAAAGACGCCATGCGAATCATTCGCATTCAAGAAGGTTTGTGCTTCTTGTGGTGCTTGGGGGTGCTGATTGGGACGCTAACCATTGGCAAGTATCCTTACCCGTTTTTGATCCAAGCGTACTGCACCGGCGTGTTTATCCTGACGATTAACGCTGTGCGAACGCTGGTCGCCCATCGCTGGCACAACCGTGAAGGAGAAATGACCTTCTTGGAGCAGTTGTTGGATTCGATCAACTTCCCCACCAAGATGTGGCTGACCGAACTGTGGGCTCCAATCGGAACGCGTTTCCATGCATTGCACCACATGTTCCCTTCGCTGCCGTACCATGCGATGCCGGAAGCGCACAAGCGATTGATGAAGGCCTTGCCGGATGGCTCGCCGTACCATCAAACCAACGAAGACTCGTTCACGCATGCGTTTGCCGATTTGTGGGTCCGCTGTGGGCAGAACCACGAAGAGAGCTTCTCCGGCGAATCGTCTCAGATAGATAGGGCTGATAACGAATCGGTCTCTAGCGAGATGGCCAACTCGGCCTAA